The following proteins come from a genomic window of Rhodoligotrophos sp. CJ14:
- a CDS encoding catalase has protein sequence MARNPTGPGGKGNPDSSQRVLTDRQGHPITDNQSQRTVGSRGPATLENYHFLEKITHFDRERIPERVVHARGFVCYGEFEATGKIGDEPASKYTRAKLFQEAGKKTPLAIRFSTVIGGRDSSEVARDPRGFAVKFYTEDGNWDLVGNNLAIFFIRDAIKFPDVIHALKPDPITFRQEPNRIFDFMSQTPESMHMLTHLFSPRGIPASYRHMEGFGVNTYKMVNAQGETVLVKYHWHPRCGIASLTAEEAAKVQAKDLGSASKDLYEAIERGEYPQWDLYIQLMDDHEHPELDWDPLDDTKIWPEKDFPLRHAGVMTLNRNVEDFFNENEQIAMGTGVLVDGLDFSDDKMLVGRTFSYSDTQRYRVGPNYLQLPVNQAKNAPVATNLSGGQMSYHRDLAPGQNPHVNYEPSVHSGLMESQRDAANNPPEISGRLTRSVIERRNDYSHARGRYCTMMDWERDDLVLNMGTNLKQCERDVQERMLWHLLLIHDDYGNRVGQMLGMSADDIRHLGPLPKQVLTDDDQRRLQNLGRNGDKIDPTIWGQWTSSVKNHKATAEEVLAGMRAGPAMGEQAAE, from the coding sequence ATGGCCAGAAATCCGACCGGACCAGGCGGCAAGGGCAATCCGGACAGCTCGCAACGCGTTTTGACTGACCGGCAGGGTCACCCGATCACCGACAACCAATCGCAGCGCACCGTGGGCAGTCGGGGGCCAGCCACGCTCGAGAACTATCATTTCTTGGAGAAGATCACCCATTTCGACCGTGAACGCATTCCAGAACGCGTGGTGCATGCGCGCGGCTTCGTCTGCTACGGCGAATTCGAGGCAACCGGCAAGATCGGCGATGAGCCCGCCTCGAAATATACACGCGCGAAGCTCTTCCAGGAGGCCGGGAAGAAAACCCCGCTTGCGATCCGCTTCTCCACCGTGATTGGCGGCCGCGATTCATCCGAGGTCGCCCGCGATCCGCGCGGCTTTGCTGTCAAGTTCTACACCGAGGACGGCAATTGGGATCTCGTCGGCAACAATCTCGCGATCTTCTTCATCCGCGATGCCATCAAATTCCCCGACGTGATCCACGCCCTGAAGCCCGATCCGATCACCTTCCGCCAGGAGCCGAACCGGATCTTCGACTTCATGAGCCAGACGCCCGAATCCATGCACATGCTGACCCATCTGTTCAGCCCGCGCGGCATTCCGGCGAGCTACCGGCACATGGAGGGCTTCGGCGTCAACACCTACAAGATGGTGAACGCGCAAGGCGAGACGGTGCTCGTGAAATATCATTGGCACCCCCGCTGCGGCATTGCGAGCCTCACCGCGGAAGAGGCGGCCAAGGTACAGGCCAAAGATTTGGGGTCGGCCTCAAAGGACCTCTATGAGGCAATCGAGCGGGGCGAGTATCCGCAATGGGATCTCTATATCCAGCTCATGGACGACCACGAGCATCCCGAGCTCGACTGGGATCCGCTCGATGACACCAAGATCTGGCCGGAGAAGGACTTCCCGCTGCGCCATGCGGGCGTGATGACCCTCAACCGCAATGTCGAGGATTTCTTCAACGAGAACGAGCAGATCGCTATGGGCACCGGCGTTTTGGTGGATGGGCTCGACTTCTCCGACGATAAGATGCTGGTGGGCCGCACCTTCTCCTATTCCGACACCCAGCGCTACCGGGTCGGGCCGAACTACCTCCAGCTGCCGGTGAACCAGGCCAAGAATGCGCCTGTGGCAACCAACCTGTCCGGCGGGCAGATGTCCTATCACCGCGATCTCGCACCGGGGCAGAATCCGCATGTGAATTACGAGCCCTCCGTGCATAGCGGACTGATGGAGTCCCAGCGCGACGCGGCCAACAATCCGCCCGAGATCAGCGGCCGGCTTACCCGCAGCGTGATCGAGCGGCGCAATGACTACAGCCACGCCCGTGGCCGCTACTGCACGATGATGGATTGGGAGCGCGACGATCTCGTGCTGAACATGGGCACCAATCTCAAGCAATGCGAGCGCGACGTGCAGGAGCGCATGCTGTGGCACCTGCTGCTCATCCACGATGACTACGGCAACCGCGTCGGCCAGATGCTCGGCATGAGCGCCGACGACATACGCCATCTTGGCCCTCTGCCCAAGCAGGTCTTGACGGACGACGACCAGCGCCGGCTGCAGAATCTGGGTCGAAATGGCGACAAGATCGATCCCACCATTTGGGGTCAGTGGACGAGCTCGGTCAAAAATCACAAGGCAACTGCCGAGGAGGTTCTCGCCGGCATGCGCGCAGGCCCGGCCATGGGCGAACAGGCGGCAGAGTAG
- a CDS encoding DUF2946 family protein, whose protein sequence is MPDRPLAPFCRSDCHQPACHHSDMQCWRDMCGRPSRGGLFTAALAYLLLIQGIIAALALGQTAQAAAQQLVICTVDSANGGPNGQTDHGQLPHNPCILHCQLIGALHPALPLAAQLVEPVALDNGLRLKPQASDHLPLPFPAWRPDARAPPSLSV, encoded by the coding sequence ATGCCTGATCGCCCCCTCGCACCATTCTGTCGCAGTGACTGCCATCAGCCGGCCTGCCATCACAGCGATATGCAGTGCTGGCGGGACATGTGCGGCCGTCCATCGCGAGGCGGACTATTCACCGCCGCTCTCGCCTACCTGCTGCTTATCCAGGGAATCATCGCGGCGCTCGCGCTCGGGCAGACAGCTCAGGCGGCCGCTCAGCAGCTCGTCATCTGTACTGTTGACAGCGCCAATGGTGGGCCGAACGGGCAAACGGACCACGGCCAGCTGCCCCATAACCCCTGTATCCTCCACTGCCAGCTGATCGGCGCGCTGCATCCCGCCCTACCCCTCGCCGCACAGCTGGTGGAGCCTGTCGCCCTCGATAATGGTCTGCGGCTCAAGCCCCAGGCTTCCGACCATCTGCCGCTGCCATTTCCCGCATGGCGCCCCGACGCGCGGGCACCGCCCAGCCTCTCCGTCTGA
- a CDS encoding GNAT family N-acetyltransferase: MNGIHIRRATFEDLPAIVALLADDPLGAQREDASLPLAQSYIAAFRAIEADPNQLLAVVIEQDCVIGTLQLTFIPGIARKGAWRGQIEAVRVASDRRDRGLGRQIFAWAIAECEKRGCRLVQLTTDRSRTDAHRFYDQLGFEPSHIGYKRAL; the protein is encoded by the coding sequence ATGAATGGCATTCACATTCGCCGGGCGACATTCGAAGATCTCCCGGCCATTGTCGCCCTGCTCGCTGATGATCCGCTAGGGGCACAGCGCGAAGATGCGTCATTGCCGCTGGCTCAGTCCTATATCGCGGCCTTTCGCGCGATCGAAGCTGACCCCAATCAGCTCCTCGCCGTGGTCATTGAGCAGGATTGCGTGATCGGCACGCTGCAGCTCACCTTCATCCCGGGCATTGCCCGCAAAGGCGCATGGCGCGGCCAGATCGAGGCGGTCCGGGTTGCGAGCGACCGCCGCGATCGAGGTCTTGGCCGACAGATCTTCGCCTGGGCCATTGCCGAATGCGAAAAGCGCGGCTGCCGCCTTGTGCAGCTCACCACCGACCGCAGCCGCACCGACGCACACCGCTTTTATGACCAGCTCGGCTTTGAGCCGAGCCATATCGGCTATAAGCGCGCTTTGTGA
- a CDS encoding GNAT family N-acetyltransferase, translating into MEHIEIRRLCEPTEQLCMLIGELDCYLSQFYEAEQRHGLAVNELFEPHVAFFIAYAGKEPVACGGIAFYEGYAELKRMYSRVWARGRGFARSLLQRLEDEGRMRGSKLLRLETGIHQPEAIRFYEQAGFRACGPFGAYAEMAPKEIALSLFYEKAL; encoded by the coding sequence ATGGAGCATATAGAGATCAGGCGTCTGTGCGAGCCTACTGAGCAGCTCTGCATGCTCATCGGGGAGCTCGATTGCTATCTTTCGCAATTTTATGAAGCCGAGCAGCGACACGGGCTTGCGGTTAACGAGCTGTTTGAGCCGCATGTCGCCTTCTTTATCGCTTATGCCGGGAAGGAGCCTGTCGCCTGTGGTGGCATTGCCTTCTATGAGGGTTATGCGGAACTTAAACGCATGTATTCGCGCGTATGGGCACGCGGCCGAGGGTTCGCACGATCGCTGCTGCAGCGGCTCGAGGATGAGGGACGGATGAGGGGCAGCAAGCTGTTGCGGCTGGAAACCGGCATTCATCAACCGGAGGCCATTCGCTTCTACGAGCAGGCAGGGTTCCGTGCCTGTGGACCGTTCGGGGCTTATGCGGAGATGGCACCCAAAGAGATTGCTCTCAGCCTGTTTTACGAGAAGGCTTTGTAG